One segment of Cohaesibacter intestini DNA contains the following:
- a CDS encoding AprI/Inh family metalloprotease inhibitor, whose translation MTKSTSLFALLMCVVALGGCAVSGGADLDKSGVQARSTIPLDASQLPPIVDPSQSGQADTDSVGAKSDRAALVKSEKFDKGDDAILAIASADAAFENKSSEIEQAYAEALGEQTQITTEQTSLKPFVGRWVLVPGAHKAKAKVQKIGAYLGLTEQCELVLEEGTSGSGHKAYGNSSCPTSLFMLDSWLALGDQLVLRDHMGDDIVKLRSRGTDKWIGVDQRGETLVLSKS comes from the coding sequence GTGACGAAGTCTACGTCTCTTTTTGCATTGTTGATGTGCGTGGTTGCGCTTGGTGGGTGTGCTGTCTCTGGCGGTGCTGACCTCGACAAGTCGGGTGTGCAGGCTCGATCCACCATTCCGCTGGATGCTTCACAATTGCCGCCAATCGTCGATCCTTCCCAGAGCGGGCAGGCCGACACGGATTCGGTCGGGGCCAAATCTGATCGTGCGGCGCTGGTCAAGTCCGAGAAGTTCGACAAGGGTGATGATGCTATTCTTGCCATTGCCTCGGCTGATGCCGCCTTCGAGAACAAGTCAAGTGAGATTGAGCAAGCTTATGCCGAGGCTCTCGGTGAGCAGACACAGATCACCACCGAGCAGACAAGTCTCAAGCCGTTTGTTGGACGTTGGGTGCTGGTGCCCGGTGCACACAAGGCCAAGGCAAAGGTGCAGAAGATCGGTGCCTATCTCGGTTTGACCGAGCAGTGTGAGTTGGTGCTCGAAGAGGGCACGTCCGGTTCAGGGCACAAGGCCTATGGCAACTCATCATGCCCCACAAGTCTGTTCATGCTGGACAGCTGGCTGGCACTAGGAGATCAACTGGTGCTGCGGGATCATATGGGGGACGACATCGTCAAGTTGCGGTCGCGGGGTACCGACAAATGGATCGGTGTCGATCAGCGTGGCGAAACACTTGTCCTCAGCAAAAGCTAG
- a CDS encoding AprI/Inh family metalloprotease inhibitor, with protein sequence MIRYCALGCFAVLLAGCSTAGFDRFGRNNAASLPPAPTTPVESQGLSPLVLGNGQADPNALPQGNQPINNAMGAEAELQPQAGQVPGQVPGQVPGQVTTAMATPGSARALKRTDLLGAWTLASGAEQCKLNVNLTNWNGGYRASTRGCASADLQRINAWRLNDKQVLLIAEDGVTPMATLFSLAPGRFDGQASQDGRAVSLFR encoded by the coding sequence ATGATTCGCTATTGCGCACTCGGGTGTTTTGCGGTGCTGCTTGCGGGCTGCTCGACGGCCGGGTTTGATCGGTTTGGAAGAAACAATGCTGCGTCCTTGCCGCCAGCGCCGACGACTCCTGTCGAAAGTCAGGGGCTGAGCCCGCTGGTACTTGGCAACGGCCAAGCCGATCCGAATGCGCTGCCACAGGGCAACCAGCCGATCAACAATGCCATGGGGGCCGAGGCTGAATTGCAGCCTCAGGCTGGCCAGGTTCCAGGTCAGGTTCCGGGTCAGGTTCCGGGGCAAGTGACAACGGCCATGGCAACGCCAGGGTCTGCGCGCGCTTTGAAACGGACCGATCTGCTTGGCGCATGGACGCTGGCTTCCGGTGCGGAGCAGTGTAAGCTGAATGTCAATCTGACCAACTGGAATGGCGGCTATCGCGCATCGACGCGGGGCTGTGCTTCGGCGGATCTACAGCGGATCAATGCCTGGCGCCTGAACGACAAGCAAGTGCTGCTGATTGCCGAAGATGGGGTGACGCCAATGGCGACCCTCTTCTCGTTGGCGCCGGGGCGCTTTGACGGGCAGGCCAGTCAGGACGGCCGCGCAGTTTCCCTTTTCCGATGA
- the zapE gene encoding cell division protein ZapE yields MSSELGLYSVSDLYDSKVEHGEIDLDDAQRALAQRFDQLLECLTQKRLSRKTSSLGWLFAKRQAPESVKGLYIWGDVGRGKTMVMDLFYEVLPMRRKGRFHFHEFMRDMHERIKQARADIASGKIDGDDPIRPVADDLAEEVQLLCFDEFSVTDIADAMLLGRLFSRLFEKGVVMVATSNVEPSQLYKDGLNRQLFLPFLDLLMRQCDVEQLQSRTDFRMEKLGGEEVYLHPLNADTAKRFQWMWAQLIGGAKAPSDAVVNQGRTIHVPQAYHGIARFTFNDLCANPLGASDYLRLCSLYHTIFLEDISYLSRTNRNEAKRFITLIDTLYDNQIRLIATAVASPFDLYLDDHGTEAFEFARTTSRLVEMQSRDYLSHGGTL; encoded by the coding sequence TTGAGTAGCGAACTGGGACTCTATTCGGTTTCGGACCTGTATGATAGCAAGGTTGAGCATGGAGAGATCGATCTCGATGACGCGCAGCGCGCCCTTGCCCAGCGGTTCGATCAGTTGCTGGAATGCCTGACCCAGAAGCGCCTGTCTCGCAAAACCTCCTCTCTGGGCTGGCTGTTTGCCAAGCGGCAGGCGCCGGAAAGCGTTAAAGGTCTCTATATCTGGGGCGATGTCGGACGCGGCAAGACGATGGTGATGGATCTGTTCTATGAAGTGCTGCCAATGCGGCGCAAGGGACGGTTCCATTTTCATGAGTTCATGCGCGACATGCATGAGCGGATCAAGCAGGCGCGGGCAGACATTGCCAGTGGCAAGATCGATGGCGATGACCCGATCCGCCCGGTGGCAGATGATCTGGCTGAAGAGGTGCAGCTCTTGTGCTTCGATGAATTTTCCGTCACCGACATTGCGGATGCGATGCTGCTCGGGCGCCTTTTCTCGCGTCTGTTCGAGAAAGGGGTGGTGATGGTGGCGACCTCGAATGTCGAGCCAAGCCAGCTTTACAAGGATGGCCTCAATCGCCAGCTCTTTCTGCCTTTCCTCGATCTTCTGATGCGCCAATGCGATGTCGAGCAGCTTCAATCCCGAACCGATTTTCGCATGGAGAAGCTTGGCGGTGAGGAGGTCTATTTGCATCCTCTCAATGCCGACACCGCGAAACGCTTTCAATGGATGTGGGCGCAACTGATCGGTGGGGCGAAGGCGCCCAGTGATGCGGTCGTCAATCAGGGGCGAACCATCCATGTGCCACAGGCTTATCACGGCATTGCCCGGTTCACTTTCAATGATCTTTGCGCAAATCCCTTAGGGGCTTCTGATTACTTGCGGCTGTGTTCGCTCTATCACACGATATTTCTTGAGGATATCTCATACTTAAGTCGCACAAACAGAAATGAAGCAAAGCGGTTCATAACCCTCATCGATACCTTGTATGACAATCAAATTCGGCTGATAGCAACTGCCGTTGCGTCACCATTTGATTTGTATCTTGATGATCATGGGACGGAGGCTTTCGAGTTCGCTCGTACCACATCGAGATTAGTTGAAATGCAGTCACGTGACTATTTGTCGCACGGCGGCACGCTGTAG
- the mdh gene encoding malate dehydrogenase yields the protein MARKKIALIGSGQIGGTLAHLAGLNEMGDIVLFDIAEGMPEGKSLDIAESSPVDGFDAKFSGTQTYEAIAGADVVIVTAGVPRKPGMSRDDLVEINLKVMQQVGAGIGKYAPDAFVICITNPLDAMVWALQKFSGLPTNKVVGMAGVLDSARFRYFLADEFDVSVQDVTAFVLGGHGDTMVPLTRYSTVAGVPLTDLVKMGWIEQSRLDEIVQRTRDGGAEIVKLLKTGSAFYAPAASAIAMAESYLKDKKRVLPCAAYLSGEYGVDGMYVGVPTVIGAGGIERIVEITLDKDEKAQFDHSVDSVKGLIEACQRISPDLAD from the coding sequence ATGGCGAGGAAGAAAATTGCTCTGATTGGTTCGGGTCAGATTGGTGGTACTTTGGCACATCTGGCTGGTCTGAATGAAATGGGCGACATTGTCCTGTTCGATATCGCGGAAGGCATGCCGGAAGGCAAGTCTCTGGATATCGCAGAATCTTCTCCGGTTGACGGTTTTGATGCCAAATTCTCTGGCACCCAGACTTACGAAGCAATCGCTGGTGCCGATGTTGTCATCGTTACCGCCGGTGTTCCTCGTAAGCCTGGCATGAGCCGCGATGACCTGGTTGAAATCAACCTCAAGGTCATGCAGCAGGTTGGTGCCGGCATTGGCAAATATGCTCCGGATGCTTTCGTTATCTGTATTACCAACCCGCTTGATGCGATGGTCTGGGCTCTGCAGAAATTCTCCGGCCTGCCGACCAACAAGGTCGTTGGCATGGCTGGCGTTCTTGACTCTGCCCGTTTCCGTTATTTCCTGGCGGATGAGTTTGACGTTTCTGTACAGGACGTCACGGCCTTCGTTCTCGGCGGTCATGGCGATACCATGGTTCCGTTGACCCGTTATTCCACCGTTGCCGGTGTTCCTCTGACCGATCTTGTCAAAATGGGCTGGATCGAACAGAGCCGTCTTGATGAAATCGTACAGCGCACCCGCGATGGTGGTGCTGAGATCGTCAAACTGCTGAAAACCGGTTCCGCCTTCTATGCGCCTGCCGCCTCTGCCATTGCAATGGCTGAATCCTACCTCAAAGACAAGAAGCGCGTGCTGCCATGTGCCGCTTACCTGTCCGGGGAATATGGTGTTGACGGCATGTATGTCGGCGTTCCAACCGTGATCGGTGCCGGCGGCATCGAGCGCATCGTGGAAATCACTCTCGATAAAGACGAGAAAGCACAGTTCGATCATTCCGTGGATTCGGTGAAAGGCCTTATTGAGGCCTGCCAGCGCATCTCCCCGGATCTGGCCGACTAA
- the sucC gene encoding ADP-forming succinate--CoA ligase subunit beta has product MNIHEYQAKAILKGFGAPVSNGVVIYSADEAAAAVETLPGPVWVVKSQIHAGGRGKGKFVEESAGEKGGVRVCFSKEEAIENAQKMLGAHLVTEQTGPEGKQVHRIYIEDGSDIEKEMYLSLLVDRGCGQVTFIVSTEGGMDIEKVADETPEKILNLPVNPDHGVTVEMALQICDKLGLEGTAREDGLVLFPMLYAEFVEKDMAMLEINPLIINGKGHLTVLDAKVSFDGNALFRHPQLLELRDMTEEDDKEIEAFNHELAYVALEGNIGCMVNGAGLAMATMDIIKLYGGEPANFLDVGGGATAQKVAAAFKIITSDPNVQGILVNIFGGIMRCDTIAEGVLSAVREVGLQVPLVVRLEGTRVNEGKKLINDSDLNVIPADDLNDAAQKIVAAVKGA; this is encoded by the coding sequence ATGAATATTCATGAGTATCAGGCGAAGGCCATTCTGAAGGGATTTGGTGCGCCCGTTTCTAACGGTGTCGTGATCTATTCCGCGGATGAAGCAGCTGCTGCCGTAGAGACGCTGCCTGGACCCGTCTGGGTGGTCAAGTCCCAGATTCATGCCGGTGGGCGTGGTAAGGGCAAGTTTGTCGAAGAGTCGGCTGGTGAAAAAGGCGGCGTTCGTGTCTGCTTCTCGAAAGAAGAAGCGATCGAAAATGCCCAGAAGATGCTAGGGGCGCATCTTGTTACCGAGCAGACCGGTCCTGAAGGCAAACAGGTTCATCGCATTTATATTGAAGATGGATCCGACATCGAAAAAGAGATGTATCTGTCGCTTCTGGTCGATCGTGGCTGTGGTCAGGTCACCTTCATCGTATCCACCGAAGGTGGCATGGATATCGAGAAGGTTGCGGACGAAACCCCGGAAAAAATCCTCAATCTGCCCGTCAATCCGGATCATGGCGTGACCGTCGAAATGGCGCTCCAGATTTGTGACAAGCTGGGCCTTGAGGGCACCGCGCGTGAGGATGGCCTTGTGCTGTTCCCGATGTTGTATGCGGAATTCGTCGAAAAAGACATGGCCATGCTGGAGATCAATCCGCTGATCATCAATGGCAAGGGCCATTTGACGGTTCTGGATGCCAAGGTCTCGTTTGATGGCAACGCCCTGTTCCGTCATCCGCAGTTGCTTGAGCTGCGCGACATGACCGAAGAGGACGACAAGGAAATCGAAGCCTTCAATCATGAGCTCGCCTATGTTGCCCTTGAAGGCAATATCGGCTGCATGGTGAATGGTGCCGGTCTTGCCATGGCGACCATGGACATCATCAAGCTGTATGGTGGCGAGCCTGCCAACTTCCTTGATGTTGGTGGTGGCGCAACGGCCCAGAAAGTGGCCGCTGCCTTCAAGATCATTACCTCCGATCCGAACGTGCAGGGCATTCTGGTGAATATTTTCGGCGGCATCATGCGCTGTGACACCATTGCCGAGGGCGTTCTGTCTGCTGTTCGCGAAGTGGGCCTGCAGGTGCCGCTTGTGGTGCGTCTGGAAGGCACCCGTGTGAATGAAGGCAAAAAGCTCATCAATGATAGCGATCTCAACGTGATCCCTGCCGATGATCTGAATGACGCAGCGCAGAAGATCGTTGCTGCTGTGAAGGGGGCGTAA
- the sucD gene encoding succinate--CoA ligase subunit alpha — MSILVDKNTKIIVQGLTGKTGRFHTIQALQYAGTQMVAGVHPKKGGNSWISEVEGVPDLPIYASVKEAKDATGANASVVYVPPAGAANAIIEAIDADIPFIICITEGIPVLDMVRVKSRLEKSNSRLLGPNCPGILTPDECKIGIMPGAIFKRGSVGIVSRSGTLTYEAVFQTTNAGLGQSTAVGIGGDPVKGTEFIDVLDMFLDDPETESIIMIGEIGGSAEEEAAAWLKEQAAKGRKKPMVGFIAGRTAPPGRTMGHAGAVISGGKGGAESKIVAMEDAGIRVSPSPASLGTTLVDLLNGK, encoded by the coding sequence ATGTCCATTCTCGTAGACAAGAATACCAAAATCATCGTTCAGGGCCTGACGGGCAAAACCGGTCGGTTCCACACCATTCAGGCGCTGCAATATGCGGGCACCCAGATGGTGGCTGGCGTGCATCCCAAAAAGGGTGGCAACAGCTGGATCAGCGAAGTCGAGGGTGTGCCGGATCTGCCGATCTATGCCAGCGTCAAGGAAGCCAAGGACGCAACCGGTGCCAATGCATCGGTGGTCTATGTGCCGCCTGCAGGGGCTGCGAATGCGATTATCGAAGCGATTGATGCGGACATTCCGTTTATCATCTGCATCACCGAGGGCATTCCGGTGCTCGACATGGTGCGGGTCAAAAGCCGCCTTGAGAAATCCAACTCCCGCCTGCTCGGTCCAAACTGCCCGGGCATTCTGACCCCAGATGAGTGCAAGATCGGCATCATGCCGGGTGCTATCTTCAAGCGTGGGTCTGTGGGCATCGTGTCGCGCTCCGGCACGCTGACCTATGAGGCGGTCTTCCAGACCACCAATGCCGGTCTTGGCCAGTCCACCGCTGTGGGTATAGGCGGTGATCCGGTCAAGGGCACCGAATTTATCGACGTGCTGGACATGTTCCTTGATGACCCCGAAACCGAGTCGATCATCATGATCGGCGAGATTGGCGGGTCTGCCGAGGAAGAAGCCGCTGCATGGTTGAAAGAACAGGCGGCCAAGGGTCGCAAGAAACCGATGGTCGGTTTCATCGCAGGTCGTACGGCTCCTCCGGGCCGCACGATGGGTCACGCTGGCGCCGTTATTTCTGGTGGCAAGGGTGGTGCCGAGAGCAAAATCGTAGCGATGGAAGACGCAGGGATCCGCGTTTCTCCGTCTCCTGCGAGCTTGGGTACCACTTTGGTTGACTTGCTCAACGGCAAGTAA
- a CDS encoding 2-oxoglutarate dehydrogenase E1 component translates to MARQDANEAFAGTSFLYGGNANYIEDLYARYQENPASLEQEWQIFFKDLEDNRSDVIANAKGASWQRKDWPLAESGDMVSALGDYGIDEKAIGDKLKTKAQKQGFELTDEAVLQATRDSVHALMMIRAYRMRGHLHADLDPLKLAEAKDHEELHPSSYGFTEADYDRKIFIDFVLGLEFATIPEMLEILRRTYCSTLGVEFMHISDPAEKSWIQERIEGPDKQIAFTKEGKKAILYKLVEAEGFEKFLDLKYTGTKRFGLDGGEALIPALEQIIKRGGALGVQEIVFGMAHRGRLNVLSQVMGKPHRAIFHEFKGGSYAPDDVEGSGDVKYHLGASSDRSFDDNNVHLSLTANPSHLEIVNPVVLGKARAKQDQIAAGDGPFIETTEVDRTTVLPLLLHGDAAFAGQGVVAECLGLSGLRGHKTGGSIHFIINNQIGFTTNPRFSRSSPYPSDLAKMIEAPILHCNADDPESVVFAAKIATEFRQKFGKPVVIDMFCYRRFGHNEGDEPAFTQPIMYKKIRQHPTSLRLYADKLIAEGVISEADIEEMRADVRKMLDEEFEAGQSFSPNKADWFDGKWAGLTTASAEDDRRSGETGVDVDELRAIGEKLTSIPSDFNVHRTIKRFLDNRAKMMETGEGIDWATAEALAFGSLVKEGHAVRLSGQDCERGTFSQRHTVLYDQQDESRYIPLNHIADGQQRYEVINSMLSEEAVLGFEYGYTLSEPQSLTMWEGQFGDFANGAQVVFDQFLSSGERKWLRASGLTLLLPHGYEGQGPEHSSARLERYLQACAEDNIQVANCTTPANYFHILRRQVKRTFRKPLVLMTPKSLLRHKRCVSNLAELGANSTFHRVLWDDAEIRPNQEIKLVTDDKIRRVIMCTGKVYYDLYEEREKRGINDVYLLRVEQLYPFPAKALMKELARFTQADMVWCQEEPKNQGSWSFVEPYIEWVLNQVEANCKRPRYVGRAASAATATGLMSKHLAQLQAFLDDAYAD, encoded by the coding sequence ATGGCACGTCAGGACGCAAATGAAGCGTTCGCGGGAACCTCCTTCCTTTATGGAGGCAACGCGAATTATATTGAAGATCTCTATGCCCGTTATCAGGAGAACCCCGCTTCTCTGGAACAGGAATGGCAGATATTCTTCAAGGACTTGGAAGATAACCGAAGCGATGTGATTGCGAATGCCAAGGGTGCATCCTGGCAACGCAAGGACTGGCCGCTTGCGGAATCGGGCGACATGGTTTCTGCCCTCGGCGATTATGGAATCGACGAGAAGGCGATCGGCGACAAGCTGAAGACCAAGGCGCAGAAGCAGGGCTTCGAGTTGACCGATGAGGCGGTGTTGCAGGCAACGCGCGATTCCGTTCATGCGTTGATGATGATCCGTGCCTATCGCATGCGCGGTCACCTGCATGCGGATCTTGATCCATTGAAGTTGGCCGAGGCGAAGGATCACGAAGAATTGCATCCGTCGTCCTATGGCTTTACCGAAGCGGATTATGATCGCAAGATCTTCATCGACTTCGTGTTGGGTCTGGAATTCGCGACCATTCCGGAGATGCTTGAAATTCTGCGACGGACCTATTGCTCCACGCTGGGTGTGGAGTTCATGCATATTTCCGATCCGGCTGAAAAGTCGTGGATTCAGGAACGCATCGAGGGTCCGGACAAGCAGATTGCCTTCACCAAGGAAGGCAAGAAGGCCATTCTCTACAAGCTGGTCGAAGCAGAAGGCTTCGAGAAGTTTCTCGATCTGAAATATACCGGCACCAAGCGCTTCGGCCTTGATGGTGGTGAGGCGTTGATCCCGGCTCTGGAACAGATCATCAAGCGTGGTGGTGCGCTCGGTGTTCAGGAAATCGTGTTCGGTATGGCTCACCGCGGTCGCTTGAACGTGCTTAGCCAGGTGATGGGCAAACCCCATCGCGCCATTTTCCACGAATTCAAGGGCGGTTCCTATGCGCCTGACGATGTGGAAGGCTCTGGCGATGTGAAATATCATCTGGGTGCGTCATCCGACCGTTCGTTCGATGACAACAACGTCCATTTGTCTCTGACGGCCAACCCGTCCCACCTTGAGATCGTCAATCCTGTGGTTCTGGGCAAGGCCCGCGCCAAACAGGATCAGATCGCGGCCGGTGATGGTCCGTTCATCGAGACGACGGAAGTGGATCGCACGACCGTTCTGCCATTGCTTCTGCATGGCGATGCGGCCTTTGCCGGTCAGGGCGTCGTGGCGGAATGCCTCGGCCTGTCCGGCCTTAGAGGCCACAAGACCGGTGGTTCGATCCATTTCATCATCAACAACCAGATCGGCTTTACGACCAACCCGCGTTTCTCGCGGTCTTCGCCTTATCCGTCTGATCTGGCCAAGATGATTGAAGCGCCGATCCTGCATTGTAACGCGGATGATCCGGAATCGGTGGTGTTTGCGGCCAAGATCGCAACAGAGTTTCGCCAGAAATTCGGCAAGCCTGTCGTCATCGATATGTTCTGCTACCGTCGTTTCGGCCACAATGAGGGCGACGAGCCTGCCTTCACCCAGCCGATCATGTATAAGAAAATCCGCCAGCATCCGACCAGCCTGCGGCTCTATGCCGACAAGCTAATCGCCGAAGGCGTGATTTCCGAGGCGGACATCGAAGAAATGCGTGCGGATGTGCGCAAGATGCTGGATGAAGAATTCGAAGCGGGTCAAAGCTTCTCCCCTAACAAGGCTGACTGGTTCGACGGCAAGTGGGCCGGTCTGACGACCGCCAGTGCCGAAGATGATCGTCGTTCCGGGGAAACCGGGGTTGATGTTGATGAATTGCGGGCCATTGGTGAAAAACTGACCAGCATCCCGTCCGACTTCAATGTCCACCGGACCATCAAGCGCTTCCTCGACAATCGGGCGAAGATGATGGAAACCGGGGAAGGCATCGATTGGGCAACCGCTGAAGCCCTTGCTTTCGGTTCGCTGGTCAAAGAAGGCCACGCCGTGCGCCTGTCCGGTCAGGATTGTGAACGCGGAACCTTCTCCCAGCGTCACACCGTGCTCTATGACCAGCAGGATGAGAGCCGCTACATTCCGCTCAACCATATTGCGGACGGTCAGCAGCGCTATGAAGTGATCAATTCGATGCTGTCCGAAGAAGCCGTTCTCGGCTTCGAGTATGGCTATACACTTTCCGAACCGCAGAGCCTGACCATGTGGGAAGGCCAGTTTGGTGACTTTGCCAACGGGGCGCAGGTTGTGTTTGACCAGTTCCTGAGCTCGGGTGAGCGCAAATGGCTGCGGGCATCCGGTCTAACGCTTTTGTTGCCACATGGCTATGAGGGGCAGGGTCCGGAGCATAGCTCTGCGCGTCTGGAACGGTATCTGCAGGCCTGCGCCGAGGATAATATTCAGGTTGCCAACTGCACGACCCCGGCCAACTATTTCCACATCCTGCGTCGTCAGGTGAAACGGACCTTCCGCAAGCCTTTGGTGCTGATGACGCCAAAGAGCCTTCTGCGTCACAAGCGTTGCGTCTCCAACCTTGCGGAGCTTGGTGCCAACAGCACCTTCCACCGCGTGCTGTGGGATGACGCGGAAATCCGCCCGAATCAGGAAATCAAGCTGGTAACCGACGACAAGATCCGTCGCGTCATCATGTGCACGGGCAAGGTCTACTACGATCTGTATGAAGAGCGTGAGAAACGAGGCATCAATGATGTCTATTTGCTGCGCGTCGAACAGCTCTATCCGTTCCCGGCAAAGGCTCTGATGAAAGAGCTGGCGCGGTTCACGCAGGCCGACATGGTCTGGTGTCAGGAAGAGCCGAAGAATCAGGGCTCCTGGTCCTTCGTCGAGCCTTATATCGAGTGGGTCCTCAATCAGGTTGAAGCAAATTGCAAACGGCCTCGTTATGTGGGTCGTGCAGCTTCTGCTGCGACGGCAACTGGTCTGATGAGCAAGCATCTGGCCCAGCTGCAGGCCTTCCTCGACGACGCCTATGCTGACTGA
- the odhB gene encoding 2-oxoglutarate dehydrogenase complex dihydrolipoyllysine-residue succinyltransferase, whose protein sequence is MATEIKVPTLGESVTEATIGQWFKATGDAVQADEPLVELETDKVTIEVPAPVAGTLGDIVAPEGETVEVGALLAMLIEGSGAGAAAPAPAASAPAAAPAAPAPAPAATGTSMPPAPSAGKMMAEQKIDPASVAGSGVRGQVLKGDVINAIASGATAPSGASASAPAARPSSKAEDAVREERVRMTKLRQTIARRLKDAQNTAAMLTTFNDIDMSAVMNLRKEYKDLFEKKHGVRLGFMGFFAKAVCQALQEIPAVNAEIDGTDIIYKHFVHLGVAVGSPRGLVVPVVRDADQMSIAEMEKAIGDYGRAARDGKLTIEQMQGGTFTISNGGVYGSMMSTPILNAPQSGILGMHRIEERPVVRNGEIVIRPMMYLALSYDHRIVDGKEAVTFLVRIKEALEDPQRLVLDL, encoded by the coding sequence ATGGCTACGGAAATCAAAGTCCCGACTCTGGGCGAATCTGTGACCGAAGCGACCATCGGTCAGTGGTTCAAGGCAACCGGTGATGCGGTACAGGCAGACGAGCCGCTGGTGGAACTGGAAACAGACAAAGTGACCATTGAGGTGCCTGCTCCTGTTGCTGGCACCCTTGGTGATATTGTTGCCCCTGAAGGCGAAACGGTTGAAGTGGGTGCGCTGCTCGCCATGCTCATTGAAGGTTCTGGTGCGGGGGCCGCTGCCCCGGCCCCTGCCGCCTCTGCACCTGCTGCGGCGCCCGCAGCTCCGGCTCCTGCGCCAGCTGCGACAGGCACTTCGATGCCGCCGGCGCCATCGGCTGGCAAGATGATGGCCGAACAGAAAATCGATCCGGCTTCGGTTGCTGGCTCCGGTGTGCGCGGTCAGGTCCTGAAGGGTGATGTGATCAACGCCATCGCCTCTGGTGCCACGGCACCTAGCGGTGCATCTGCTTCAGCGCCTGCAGCCCGTCCGTCTTCGAAAGCTGAAGATGCCGTGCGTGAAGAACGCGTCCGGATGACCAAGCTGCGCCAGACCATCGCACGTCGCCTGAAAGATGCTCAGAATACCGCAGCCATGTTGACGACCTTCAACGACATCGACATGTCCGCTGTGATGAATCTGCGCAAGGAATACAAGGATCTGTTCGAGAAGAAACATGGCGTCCGGCTGGGCTTCATGGGCTTCTTTGCCAAAGCGGTCTGTCAGGCTCTGCAGGAAATTCCGGCAGTCAATGCCGAGATTGATGGTACCGACATCATCTACAAGCATTTTGTCCATCTTGGTGTCGCCGTTGGCTCTCCGCGTGGCCTCGTTGTGCCGGTGGTGCGTGATGCGGACCAGATGTCGATTGCCGAAATGGAAAAGGCCATCGGCGATTATGGTCGTGCTGCCCGTGACGGCAAGCTGACGATCGAGCAAATGCAGGGCGGCACCTTCACCATCTCCAACGGTGGTGTTTACGGTTCGATGATGTCCACCCCGATCCTCAATGCGCCGCAGTCCGGTATTTTGGGCATGCACCGCATTGAAGAGCGTCCGGTTGTGCGCAACGGCGAAATCGTCATCCGTCCGATGATGTATCTGGCTCTGTCCTACGATCACCGCATCGTGGACGGCAAGGAAGCCGTGACCTTCTTGGTGCGCATCAAGGAAGCTCTGGAAGATCCGCAGCGTCTGGTGTTGGATCTCTAA